GTGCACTTGGCAAACATCTCAACGGTATGGATACCGGTGCATGAAGTATCCTGGAAGGAACCCTGACCAAATCGGTCAAGTGCGGTTTGCGCTGTGATAACGAGCATTGGAATGCCATCTGCATAGGCCGAGGCCACACCCGTAAGCAGATTCGTGGCACCGGGACCCGCCGTTGAGCAACAAACGCCTATTTTGCCAGTCTCCCGTGCGTAGCCCTCCGCCATGAAAGCTGCGCCGGTTTCGTGCCGTGCCGTGATGGCCCGGATTCCGCCACGGCGCTCGCTTCTGGCCAAAGCGTCATAGAAGGGCTCTATACTGCCCCCCGGAACACCAAAAACATATTCAACACCGAGGTGCTCCAGATAGCGCAGTATCAGGTCACCGTTTCCGAGCATGGAGAGTCCTTAGAAGATATGACCAACGAATGGCAGACAGCCCGACAGCTTCATTAATCCAGAGGGCACGGCTTTGATATGCCATATCCTTGGGCGCAGTCGAGACCAAGCTCTACAAGCCGTTTTTTGACTTCTTCGTTTTCAACGAATTCAGCAACCGTCTTGAGGCCGGCGGCATGCCCGATTCGGTTGCAGGCGTCTACAATTCCCAGATCAATTGGATCGGTCAGAAGGTTACGAACGAATCCGCCGTCGACTTTCAGGTAATCCACTGGAAGAGCCTTGAGGTAGGAGAAGGAGCTCATACCCGCTCCAAAATCGTCCAAAGCAAATTTGAAGCCTCTTTTCTTGGCTGTATTAATGAACTGTTGAGTCACGTTCAGGTTAGCGATAGCCGAGGTTTCAGTAATTTCAAAGCACACTCGCTCGGGCTTGAGACGGTGCGTATCGGCAAGCTCGCAGATGTACAGAAAAAGCTCTGGCTCATTGAAGGAACTGCCCGACAGGTTGATAAAAAAAGTGCCGGTTTCCTCTCGGCCCAGGCCAGTCTGATCAAGGTATCGAAAGGCCAATTCAATGACTTTGCGATCAATTTTGGTCATCAGGCTAAAGCGCTCGGCCGCCGGAATGAAGGCGCCGGGCGGAATGACGTCATCCCCTTCCTTGAGGCGTACAAGGAACTCGGTTCGGTAGCCATCAGTATCGTTGGGCTGCAATGCGACCATATCCTGTTTCCAGAGACAAAAGCTGTCTGATTGGAGGGCCTGCTGAATCCGGCTGGTCCAATGCATATCATTTTGACGCTGCTGCATGTCTGCATCGTTCGACTGGTACAGCTGGACATTGTTGCGGCCTCTATCTTTGGCGGCGTAGCACGCCAGATCTGCATGGGAAAGAAGCTCGCTGGCATTGTCGTAGTGCTTTTCGATCAGCACCATTCCTATGCTCAGGGATACGGAAAAAGGTTTGTTTTGCCACACAAAGCGAAATTCGCTGGCTTCCTGGCACAACTTTTCCGCAACTCTACGCGCATAATATCCATCAC
This genomic stretch from Marinobacter salsuginis harbors:
- a CDS encoding putative bifunctional diguanylate cyclase/phosphodiesterase produces the protein MTETASRLRMLIVEDSEDDALLLLRELRKGGIDPYSELVDSEERLCLALRENKWDILITDHNMPGFSSFRVLELVREYSADLPVIIVSGTIGEGVAVTAMKSGAQDYIMKDNLSRLIPAINREVREGSIRRAKRVAETTLEYMAYHDSLTDLVNRREFERRLMRALEDTHNGDGDHVLLYLDLDQFKIINDTCGHIAGDHLLKQIAALLSEQIRSDDTLARLGGDEFGILLHGCDGYYARRVAEKLCQEASEFRFVWQNKPFSVSLSIGMVLIEKHYDNASELLSHADLACYAAKDRGRNNVQLYQSNDADMQQRQNDMHWTSRIQQALQSDSFCLWKQDMVALQPNDTDGYRTEFLVRLKEGDDVIPPGAFIPAAERFSLMTKIDRKVIELAFRYLDQTGLGREETGTFFINLSGSSFNEPELFLYICELADTHRLKPERVCFEITETSAIANLNVTQQFINTAKKRGFKFALDDFGAGMSSFSYLKALPVDYLKVDGGFVRNLLTDPIDLGIVDACNRIGHAAGLKTVAEFVENEEVKKRLVELGLDCAQGYGISKPCPLD